Proteins encoded by one window of Streptomyces sp. NBC_01571:
- a CDS encoding dodecin, with protein sequence MTDHTYRVTEIVGTSTEGVDQAVRNGIARASQTLRNLDWFEITQVRGQIVDGEVEHYQVGLKVGFRLEDGA encoded by the coding sequence ATGACCGACCACACGTACCGGGTCACCGAGATCGTCGGCACCTCCACCGAGGGGGTCGACCAGGCCGTCCGCAATGGGATCGCCCGCGCCTCGCAGACCCTGCGCAACCTGGACTGGTTCGAGATCACCCAGGTCAGGGGGCAGATCGTGGACGGGGAGGTCGAGCACTACCAGGTAGGTCTGAAGGTCGGCTTCCGCCTGGAGGACGGCGCCTGA
- the egtC gene encoding ergothioneine biosynthesis protein EgtC, translating into MCRHLAYLGPETPIGRLLSEPPHSLFRQSWAPRRQRYGTVNADGFGVGWYAEGDPVPARYRRAGPIWGDQSFADLARVVRTGALLGAVRDATRAGADGEAAAAPFAAGTWLFSHNGAVLGWPHSLAPLTRALPAVELLSLEARCDSALVWALVLHRLRTGDDGSRALADTVLEVAEAAPGSRLNLLLTDGDTITATAWGDTLWYLAEPGHGTVVASEPYDDDPRWQEVPDRTLLVATGTDVLLTPLKDPHDRQGVPDHEDPHHPMASARPKEPST; encoded by the coding sequence ATGTGCCGTCATCTGGCCTACCTGGGCCCCGAGACACCGATCGGCCGCCTGCTGTCGGAACCGCCGCACAGTCTGTTCCGGCAGTCGTGGGCACCCCGGCGGCAGCGGTACGGGACGGTCAACGCCGATGGTTTCGGGGTCGGCTGGTATGCCGAAGGCGATCCGGTGCCCGCGCGGTACCGGCGCGCCGGGCCCATCTGGGGCGACCAGTCCTTCGCGGACCTGGCCCGTGTCGTACGGACCGGTGCGCTGCTCGGCGCGGTACGGGACGCCACCCGGGCGGGAGCGGACGGGGAGGCCGCGGCGGCGCCGTTCGCCGCGGGCACCTGGCTGTTCAGCCACAACGGCGCCGTCCTCGGCTGGCCGCACTCCCTCGCCCCGCTGACCCGCGCTCTGCCCGCCGTGGAACTGCTGTCGCTGGAGGCCCGCTGCGACTCGGCGCTCGTCTGGGCGCTGGTCCTGCACCGGCTGCGTACCGGGGACGACGGAAGCCGGGCGCTGGCCGACACGGTCCTGGAGGTCGCCGAGGCCGCCCCGGGCTCCCGGCTCAACCTGCTGCTCACCGACGGCGACACGATCACCGCGACGGCCTGGGGCGACACCCTGTGGTACCTCGCCGAACCCGGCCACGGCACCGTCGTGGCCTCAGAGCCGTACGACGACGACCCACGGTGGCAGGAGGTGCCGGACCGCACGCTGCTCGTGGCGACCGGCACCGACGTCCTGCTCACCCCGCTCAAGGACCCGCACGACCGCCAAGGCGTGCCCGACCACGAGGACCCCCACCACCCCATGGCATCCGCACGTCCGAAGGAGCCCAGCACGTGA
- a CDS encoding extracellular solute-binding protein has translation MTRRLLALACVTASLLTACGALPEGGGGRHTVTVWLMKDSASEEFLKRFTEDFERTHRGIALDIRIQQWTGIVQKVQGALEGERGNGPDVIEVGNTQVAQYVDRGGLSDLTLESVRDWGMDDWLPGLAQPGRFSTRQYGIPWYAANRVVIYRKDLFDRAGIKKSPKTREQWIEDTGRLNSAGNQGIYLAGQDWYTLAGFVWDEGGELATESAGTWQGSLRTPAALRGMDFYRRLQALGSGPVGADEEHPPQARVFAGGHVAQIVAVPGLAQAIVEQNPALRKKLGFFPVPGRTAAEPGAVFTGGSDLVVPKNTDDRRAATAVVSALVGAKWQTELARTMNYVPNKTTLAGAVAGEEGAAAMAVGAAQGRATPASPRWAAVEADNPIKSYMTKVLTGADPATEAGRASRLITERLAETGG, from the coding sequence GTGACGCGTCGTCTGCTCGCCCTCGCCTGTGTGACCGCCTCCCTGCTGACCGCCTGCGGAGCCCTGCCGGAGGGAGGCGGCGGACGTCACACCGTGACGGTGTGGCTGATGAAGGACAGCGCGTCCGAGGAGTTCCTCAAGCGGTTCACCGAGGACTTCGAACGGACCCACCGGGGCATCGCCCTGGACATCCGCATCCAGCAGTGGACCGGGATCGTGCAGAAGGTCCAGGGAGCGCTGGAGGGCGAGCGGGGCAACGGGCCGGACGTCATCGAGGTGGGCAACACCCAGGTGGCCCAGTACGTGGACCGGGGCGGCCTGAGCGACCTGACGCTCGAGTCGGTGCGCGACTGGGGCATGGACGACTGGCTCCCGGGCCTCGCTCAGCCGGGCCGGTTCAGCACCCGCCAGTACGGCATCCCGTGGTACGCGGCGAACCGTGTCGTCATCTACCGCAAGGACCTCTTCGACCGGGCCGGCATCAAGAAGTCGCCGAAGACCCGCGAACAGTGGATCGAGGACACGGGACGGCTCAACTCGGCCGGTAACCAGGGGATTTACCTGGCCGGGCAGGACTGGTACACCCTCGCCGGGTTCGTCTGGGACGAGGGCGGTGAACTCGCGACGGAGTCCGCCGGAACCTGGCAGGGCTCCCTGCGGACGCCCGCGGCCCTGCGCGGCATGGACTTCTACCGGCGGCTCCAGGCGCTCGGCTCCGGGCCCGTCGGCGCCGACGAGGAACACCCGCCGCAGGCCCGGGTGTTCGCCGGTGGCCATGTGGCACAGATCGTGGCCGTACCCGGGCTCGCCCAGGCGATCGTCGAGCAGAATCCGGCGCTGCGGAAGAAACTCGGGTTCTTCCCCGTCCCCGGCAGGACGGCCGCCGAGCCCGGCGCCGTCTTCACCGGCGGTTCCGACCTCGTGGTGCCCAAGAACACCGACGACCGGCGGGCGGCCACGGCCGTCGTGTCGGCCCTCGTCGGCGCCAAGTGGCAGACCGAGCTGGCCCGGACGATGAACTACGTGCCCAACAAGACCACCCTCGCGGGCGCGGTGGCCGGCGAGGAGGGCGCCGCGGCCATGGCGGTGGGCGCCGCGCAGGGCCGGGCGACACCCGCCTCGCCCCGGTGGGCCGCCGTCGAGGCCGACAACCCGATCAAGTCGTACATGACCAAGGTCCTGACCGGGGCCGACCCCGCGACCGAGGCAGGGCGCGCCTCCCGGCTGATCACGGAACGGCTGGCGGAGACCGGGGGATGA
- a CDS encoding DUF4232 domain-containing protein, whose product MATFRHGDEVPVRRTSSPAHWAAVVAGIALLGTLSACGTDSGTGGTPQKLPGTAQPASGDTTPDGSATSTASAGGGRTSAPVPGSATASTTASAGSGAASTRCHTSELRASVGANDPGAGQENFPVVLTNTSHRTCTLRGYPGAAFVDASGKQLGPDPKRSPGSPTTVTLAPGQSAWAGLTFSNPEISGAHTATPASLVVTPPDERDPLKAVWKGGKVPVSGNSSSVSLAVVRAGTGA is encoded by the coding sequence ATGGCGACCTTCCGGCACGGCGACGAGGTTCCGGTACGCCGTACGTCCTCCCCCGCACACTGGGCGGCGGTGGTCGCGGGTATCGCGCTGCTGGGCACGCTCTCGGCCTGCGGGACCGACAGCGGCACGGGCGGCACGCCGCAGAAACTCCCCGGCACGGCGCAGCCGGCCTCCGGTGACACGACCCCGGACGGCTCCGCCACCAGTACGGCGTCGGCCGGCGGCGGCAGGACATCGGCACCGGTGCCGGGCTCGGCCACGGCGTCAACCACGGCGTCGGCGGGAAGCGGTGCGGCGAGCACCCGTTGCCACACCTCCGAACTGCGCGCCTCGGTCGGCGCCAACGACCCGGGCGCGGGCCAGGAGAACTTCCCCGTCGTCCTCACCAACACCTCCCACCGCACCTGCACCCTGCGCGGCTACCCCGGGGCGGCCTTCGTGGACGCGTCGGGCAAGCAGCTCGGGCCCGACCCGAAGCGCTCCCCCGGGTCGCCGACCACGGTCACGCTGGCCCCCGGGCAGAGCGCGTGGGCCGGCCTGACGTTCTCCAACCCGGAGATCAGCGGGGCGCACACGGCCACGCCGGCGTCGCTGGTCGTCACACCGCCCGACGAGCGCGACCCGCTCAAGGCGGTCTGGAAGGGCGGCAAGGTCCCGGTGTCCGGGAACTCCTCCTCGGTCTCCCTGGCGGTCGTCCGGGCCGGTACCGGCGCCTGA
- the egtA gene encoding ergothioneine biosynthesis glutamate--cysteine ligase EgtA — protein MSDSVSDCTEQRSAVTEAEVEALVRGICFKTGPPRTLGVEVEWLVHELRRPQLPATPEQLEAAYAALRTLPLRSALTVEPGGQLELSSAPAGSLMECIGSVSADLDAVRAVLRERDLGLSGHGHEPWNPPSRYLREPRYDAMERYLDRTGPEGRAMMCSSASVQVCLDAGYEEPGPLGHGRRWWLANQLGAVLVAAFAHSPLARGRYTGWRSTRQSLWTAMDPGRSAAPSLRGDPRAAWARHVLDAPVMCVRAPEGPWEVPEGLTFREWTRSGTPPNRADLDYHLTTLFPPVRPRGHLELRMIDAQPGEDGWIVPLAVTAALFDDPEAAEIAYRTVKPLAERAEGLPAPCNPLWIGAARHGLTDPELREAAVICFAAAAEALPRLGATAEVREAVAEFTERYVARGRCPADDLLSRFHSQFHGRLDDRSHDRSQDRSHGKDIRT, from the coding sequence ATGTCCGATTCGGTGAGTGACTGTACGGAGCAGCGCTCCGCCGTCACCGAGGCCGAGGTGGAAGCGCTGGTCCGAGGCATATGCTTCAAGACCGGGCCGCCCCGCACCCTCGGTGTCGAAGTGGAATGGCTCGTCCACGAGCTGCGGCGGCCGCAGCTCCCCGCAACACCTGAACAGCTCGAAGCGGCGTACGCCGCTCTGCGGACCCTGCCCCTGCGTTCGGCGCTCACCGTCGAACCGGGCGGCCAGCTGGAGCTCAGCTCCGCACCCGCCGGCTCCCTGATGGAGTGCATCGGGTCCGTGTCGGCCGATCTCGACGCGGTGCGCGCGGTACTGCGCGAGAGGGATCTCGGCCTCAGCGGCCACGGCCACGAACCCTGGAACCCCCCGAGCCGCTACCTCCGTGAGCCGCGCTACGACGCCATGGAGCGCTACCTGGACCGCACGGGCCCCGAGGGCCGGGCGATGATGTGCTCCTCAGCCTCGGTCCAGGTGTGCCTGGACGCCGGGTACGAGGAGCCCGGCCCGCTCGGCCACGGGCGCCGCTGGTGGCTGGCGAACCAGTTGGGCGCGGTCCTGGTGGCCGCGTTCGCGCACTCCCCGCTCGCCCGGGGCCGCTACACGGGCTGGCGCTCCACGCGGCAGTCCCTGTGGACGGCCATGGACCCGGGCCGGTCCGCCGCGCCTTCGCTGCGCGGCGATCCACGCGCCGCCTGGGCCCGGCACGTCCTGGACGCGCCGGTGATGTGCGTCCGGGCGCCGGAAGGCCCCTGGGAGGTGCCCGAGGGCCTGACCTTCCGGGAGTGGACCCGGTCCGGCACACCGCCGAACCGGGCGGACCTGGACTACCACCTCACGACCCTGTTCCCGCCGGTCCGCCCCCGCGGGCACCTGGAACTGCGCATGATCGACGCGCAGCCGGGCGAGGACGGGTGGATCGTGCCACTGGCGGTGACGGCGGCGCTGTTCGACGACCCGGAGGCGGCGGAGATCGCCTACCGGACCGTCAAGCCCCTCGCGGAGCGGGCGGAAGGTCTGCCGGCTCCGTGCAATCCGCTGTGGATCGGCGCCGCCCGGCACGGCCTGACCGACCCCGAGCTGCGCGAGGCCGCCGTCATCTGCTTCGCGGCCGCCGCCGAGGCGCTGCCCCGCCTCGGTGCCACCGCCGAGGTGCGGGAGGCCGTCGCGGAGTTCACGGAGCGCTATGTGGCCCGGGGGCGCTGCCCCGCCGACGATCTGCTGAGCCGGTTCCACAGTCAATTCCACGGTCGGCTCGACGACCGGTCCCACGACCGGTCCCAGGACCGTTCCCACGGGAAGGACATCCGCACATGA
- a CDS encoding RNA polymerase sigma factor, which translates to MQDAAGTEELALRAAAGDPDALDLLLQRLGPEVMRRCGRFLPCREDAEEAAQDVLLQVARKITAFEGRSRFSTWLYTVVANCSRQKYRELKRRAAEQPDVIDASQHVDPRTTSVIAGSRIDLLEALERLEREHPHLVAPLVYRDICQLEYAEVAERVGIPLGTLKSRLHEARKQVRPWLADAS; encoded by the coding sequence GTGCAGGACGCGGCGGGAACCGAAGAGCTCGCGCTGCGCGCCGCCGCGGGCGATCCGGACGCCCTGGATCTGCTCCTCCAGCGGCTGGGGCCGGAGGTCATGCGGCGCTGCGGACGCTTCCTGCCGTGCCGCGAGGACGCCGAGGAGGCGGCACAGGACGTCCTCCTCCAGGTGGCGCGGAAGATCACCGCCTTCGAGGGCCGCAGCCGGTTCAGCACCTGGCTCTACACGGTCGTCGCCAACTGCTCCCGACAGAAGTACCGCGAGCTGAAGCGGCGGGCCGCCGAGCAGCCGGACGTCATCGACGCCTCGCAGCACGTCGACCCCCGCACCACGAGCGTCATCGCCGGTTCCCGCATCGACCTCCTGGAGGCGCTGGAGCGGCTGGAGCGCGAGCATCCGCACCTGGTGGCGCCGCTGGTCTACCGGGACATCTGCCAGCTGGAGTACGCCGAGGTCGCCGAGCGGGTCGGCATTCCGCTCGGCACCCTCAAGTCCCGTCTGCACGAGGCCCGTAAGCAGGTCAGGCCCTGGCTGGCCGACGCCTCGTGA
- a CDS encoding type II toxin-antitoxin system PemK/MazF family toxin has translation MNAFTDETDEHVPGRYGPSATTEAEPRVVGRVRTEYSPAHDGDPDPGEIVWTWVPFEENDGRGKDRPVLVVAREDGGTLLAVQLSSKRHDGDREWVPIGSGPWDRTGRDSWVAVDRVLRLHEDGMRREACALDRMRFNLVVHRLRERYGWR, from the coding sequence GTGAATGCCTTTACCGATGAAACCGACGAGCATGTCCCCGGCCGCTACGGCCCTTCGGCCACCACGGAGGCCGAGCCCCGCGTGGTGGGCCGGGTGCGCACGGAGTACTCGCCCGCGCACGACGGCGACCCCGACCCCGGCGAGATCGTCTGGACCTGGGTGCCCTTCGAGGAGAACGACGGACGGGGCAAGGACCGCCCGGTGCTCGTCGTCGCACGCGAGGACGGGGGCACTCTGCTCGCCGTCCAGTTGTCGAGCAAACGGCACGACGGCGACCGGGAGTGGGTGCCGATAGGCAGCGGTCCGTGGGACCGGACGGGCCGGGACTCGTGGGTCGCCGTGGACCGGGTGCTGCGGCTGCACGAGGACGGCATGCGGCGCGAGGCGTGCGCGCTGGACCGGATGCGGTTCAACCTGGTGGTGCACCGTCTGCGGGAGCGCTACGGCTGGCGCTGA
- the egtD gene encoding L-histidine N(alpha)-methyltransferase, producing MSPFLLTRTLPEDATDAALRADVLHGLSHTPKTLPPKWFYDAHGSELFDKITELPEYYPTRAEREILAARATEIAAATGARTLVELGSGSSEKTRHLLDALPGLHTYVPVDVSESALTQAGHALIAERPELGVHALIADFTGGLALPGTPGPRLVAFLGGTIGNLLPAERGAFLASVRALLTPGDTLLLGTDLVKDESVLVAAYDDAAGVTAEFNKNVLTVVNRELGADFDPDAFTHVALWDAEHEWIEMRLRSRTEQTVKIPALDLAVDFAAGEDLRTEISAKFREEGVRRELAAAGLDLAHWWTDREGRFALSLSVVR from the coding sequence GTGAGTCCGTTCCTTCTCACCCGCACCCTGCCCGAAGACGCCACGGACGCCGCGCTGCGCGCCGACGTCCTGCACGGCCTGTCCCACACACCCAAGACGCTGCCGCCGAAGTGGTTCTACGACGCACACGGCAGCGAGCTCTTCGACAAGATCACCGAACTGCCCGAGTACTACCCCACCCGGGCGGAGCGCGAGATCCTGGCCGCCCGGGCCACCGAGATCGCCGCGGCGACCGGTGCGCGCACCCTCGTCGAACTGGGCTCGGGCTCGTCCGAGAAGACCCGTCATCTGCTCGACGCGCTGCCCGGGCTGCACACCTACGTACCGGTCGACGTCAGCGAGAGCGCCCTGACCCAGGCCGGGCACGCGCTGATCGCCGAACGCCCGGAGCTCGGTGTGCACGCGCTGATCGCCGACTTCACGGGTGGTCTCGCGCTTCCGGGCACGCCCGGACCGCGGCTCGTGGCGTTCCTCGGTGGGACCATCGGCAACCTGCTGCCCGCCGAACGCGGCGCGTTCCTGGCCTCCGTACGGGCACTGCTCACCCCCGGCGACACGTTGCTGCTGGGCACGGACCTGGTCAAGGACGAGTCGGTGCTCGTCGCCGCGTACGACGACGCGGCCGGAGTGACGGCCGAGTTCAACAAGAACGTGCTGACGGTCGTCAACCGCGAGCTCGGCGCCGACTTCGATCCGGACGCGTTCACCCATGTCGCCCTCTGGGACGCCGAGCACGAGTGGATCGAGATGCGGCTGCGTTCGCGGACCGAGCAGACCGTGAAGATCCCCGCCCTCGACCTCGCCGTCGACTTCGCCGCCGGTGAGGATCTGCGCACCGAGATCTCGGCGAAGTTCCGCGAGGAGGGGGTACGGCGCGAACTCGCCGCCGCGGGGCTCGACCTGGCCCATTGGTGGACGGACCGCGAAGGCCGTTTCGCGCTGTCGTTGAGCGTGGTCAGGTGA
- the secY gene encoding preprotein translocase subunit SecY has protein sequence MLSAFAKVFGTPDLRKKLLFTLGIIVLYRVGSHVPLPGVNYRNVQACVDAATANGGLLGLVNLFSGGALLQITVFALGILPYITSSIILQLLTVVIPKLEALKKEGAAGQGKITQYTRYLTVALAILQGTGLVATARSGALFPSCPTAAGIVPDHSILTTLVMVLTITAGTAAVMWLGELITERGIGNGMSMLIFISIASTFPGALWTVKQEGQIADGWLGFGVVILVGFAMVALVVFVEQAQRRIPVQYAKRMIGRKSYGGTATYIPLKVNQAGVVPVIFASSLLYIPALIAQFSNSHAGWATWVTQNFVRGNHPYYVLAYFLLIVFFAFFYVAITFNPEEVAGNIKQSGGFIPGLRAGRPTAEYLGYVLNRLTWPGALYLGLIALVPTVAFASFGGANQLTGTSILIIVSVGLETVKQISSQIEQHNYTGFLR, from the coding sequence TTGCTGAGCGCATTCGCCAAGGTCTTCGGAACCCCGGACCTGCGCAAGAAGCTGCTGTTCACGCTCGGCATCATCGTGCTGTACCGCGTGGGGTCGCATGTGCCGCTGCCCGGCGTGAACTATCGGAACGTCCAGGCGTGCGTGGACGCGGCGACGGCCAACGGCGGTCTGCTGGGTCTGGTCAATCTGTTCAGTGGCGGGGCGCTGCTCCAGATCACCGTGTTCGCGTTGGGAATTCTGCCGTACATCACGTCGAGCATCATTCTGCAACTGCTGACGGTGGTCATCCCGAAACTGGAGGCGCTGAAGAAGGAGGGCGCCGCCGGGCAGGGGAAGATCACCCAGTACACCCGCTATCTGACGGTGGCTCTCGCCATCCTGCAGGGCACGGGCCTGGTGGCGACCGCCCGCAGTGGCGCGCTGTTCCCCAGCTGCCCGACCGCCGCGGGCATCGTCCCGGACCACTCGATCCTCACCACGCTGGTGATGGTGCTCACGATCACCGCGGGGACGGCCGCCGTGATGTGGCTCGGCGAGCTCATCACCGAACGCGGTATCGGCAACGGAATGTCGATGCTCATCTTCATCTCGATCGCCTCCACGTTTCCCGGCGCGCTGTGGACCGTCAAACAGGAGGGGCAGATCGCCGACGGGTGGCTCGGCTTCGGCGTCGTCATTCTGGTCGGGTTCGCGATGGTGGCCCTGGTCGTCTTCGTGGAACAGGCGCAGCGCCGCATTCCGGTGCAGTACGCGAAACGGATGATCGGCCGTAAGTCGTACGGCGGAACGGCGACCTACATCCCGCTGAAGGTCAACCAGGCCGGTGTGGTTCCGGTCATCTTCGCCTCCTCGCTCCTCTATATTCCCGCGCTCATCGCACAGTTCTCCAACTCGCACGCGGGCTGGGCCACCTGGGTCACACAGAACTTCGTCCGGGGAAACCATCCCTATTACGTCCTCGCGTACTTCCTGCTGATCGTGTTCTTCGCCTTCTTCTATGTGGCCATCACGTTCAATCCGGAGGAGGTGGCGGGGAACATCAAACAGAGCGGCGGCTTCATCCCGGGCCTGCGGGCGGGCCGGCCCACCGCCGAGTACCTGGGCTACGTCCTGAACAGACTCACCTGGCCGGGTGCCCTCTATCTGGGCCTGATCGCCCTGGTCCCCACCGTGGCGTTCGCGAGCTTCGGCGGCGCCAACCAGCTCACCGGCACGAGCATCCTGATCATCGTGAGCGTGGGCCTGGAGACCGTGAAACAGATCAGCAGCCAGATCGAGCAGCACAACTACACGGGCTTCCTCCGGTGA
- a CDS encoding serine/threonine-protein kinase yields the protein MHPPQRIGRYRLDRRLGAGGFGVVWLAHDEVLDAVVAVKVLSDNWVDHLDVRERFLSEARLLRKADSSRVVQVYDIGELPDGRPYFVMEYADGGTLADRVGGGPLPVSEALRLTALAARGAAALHQAGIVHRDIKPSNVLLRTAPGAGERVLLADLGLAKSLAQASGLTMAAGSAGYTPPEQAQPGSGIDARADVYSLGALGYHLVTGTVPGPPGKVVRPDRLRTGLAPGVQRALLRAMEPDRERRWPTALGLAEELERLAEVTPAPAAGTPRRRRRTVVAAVAVAVVVAAGGITAALVSRQSSGGSVRVSDASGRLTVEVPHAWGRQLRDSGWNPRTVGLSDTHEPGLAVADDLATWQDLGSAVDGVFVGLSERGDVRARVASLAHTGCHYDGGRTYTGARWHGLVRTWSDCPGGHGSLTEAGLTPVGGAAQPQLYVQIRQKSDSDATDRVLGSVRVGT from the coding sequence ATGCACCCTCCGCAGCGGATCGGCCGCTACCGTCTGGACCGGCGCCTGGGCGCCGGCGGCTTCGGCGTGGTCTGGCTCGCCCACGACGAGGTGCTGGACGCGGTCGTCGCCGTGAAGGTGCTGTCCGACAACTGGGTCGACCACCTGGACGTGCGGGAGCGCTTCCTCTCCGAGGCCCGGCTGCTGCGCAAGGCCGACTCGAGCCGGGTCGTCCAGGTCTACGACATCGGTGAACTCCCGGACGGCAGGCCCTACTTCGTCATGGAGTACGCGGACGGGGGCACCCTCGCGGACCGGGTCGGCGGTGGACCGCTCCCGGTGTCCGAGGCCCTGCGGCTGACCGCCCTGGCGGCCCGCGGCGCGGCCGCGCTGCACCAGGCCGGGATCGTGCACCGCGACATCAAGCCGTCCAACGTGCTGCTGCGCACGGCACCCGGCGCGGGCGAGCGGGTCCTGCTGGCGGACCTCGGTCTCGCCAAGAGCCTGGCGCAGGCCTCCGGGCTGACGATGGCCGCGGGTTCCGCGGGCTACACCCCGCCGGAGCAGGCCCAGCCCGGGTCGGGGATCGACGCGCGGGCCGACGTGTACAGCCTGGGAGCACTCGGCTACCACCTGGTCACGGGCACGGTGCCCGGGCCGCCCGGCAAGGTCGTACGCCCCGACCGGCTCCGTACCGGCCTCGCGCCGGGAGTCCAGCGGGCGCTGCTGCGCGCCATGGAACCCGACCGCGAGCGGCGCTGGCCCACGGCGCTGGGCCTGGCCGAGGAGCTGGAGCGGCTGGCCGAAGTGACGCCGGCTCCGGCCGCCGGCACGCCCCGGCGCCGTCGGAGGACCGTCGTCGCCGCGGTGGCCGTCGCGGTCGTGGTCGCCGCCGGCGGCATCACCGCCGCCCTCGTGAGCCGGCAGTCCTCCGGCGGGTCCGTGCGGGTCTCGGACGCCTCGGGACGGCTCACGGTCGAGGTGCCGCACGCCTGGGGCCGTCAGCTGCGTGACTCCGGCTGGAACCCGCGGACCGTGGGCCTGTCGGACACCCACGAACCGGGGCTGGCGGTCGCCGACGACCTGGCGACGTGGCAGGACCTGGGCTCTGCTGTCGACGGGGTGTTCGTCGGCCTGAGCGAGCGCGGGGACGTCCGGGCCCGGGTCGCCTCCCTCGCCCACACCGGGTGCCACTACGACGGCGGCCGCACCTACACCGGCGCGCGCTGGCACGGGCTGGTGAGGACCTGGAGCGACTGCCCGGGGGGTCACGGCTCGCTCACGGAGGCCGGGCTCACCCCCGTGGGCGGCGCCGCACAGCCACAGCTGTATGTACAGATCCGCCAGAAGAGCGACAGCGACGCCACCGACCGTGTGCTCGGCTCCGTACGGGTAGGCACCTGA
- the egtB gene encoding ergothioneine biosynthesis protein EgtB, producing the protein MTAPTSPTDPESLRERALDALTTARDRTALLTSCVEEPELTAQHSPLMSPLVWDLAHIGNQEELWLLRAVAGRDAMRPEIDGLYDAFEHPRAERPSLPLLAPAAARQYAAEVRGRALDVLEGTAFRGTPLTEAGFAFGMIAQHEQQHDETMLITHQLRRGPAALTAPDPDPAPPFTGPAEVLVPGGPFTMGTSTEPWALDNERPAHRREVPAFFIDTTPVTNAAYQAFIEDGGYDTERWWSPEGWTHIRTHGIEAPLFWRREGGQWLRRRFGVTEPVPLDEPVLHVCWYEADAYARWAGRRLPTEAEWEKAARHDPASGRSTRYPWGDGDPTPEHANLGQRHLRPAPAGSYPAGESPLGVRQLIGDVWEWTSSDLQPYPGFAAFPYKEYSEVFFGPEHKILRGGSFAVDKVACRGTFRNWDYPIRRQIFSGFRTARDEQA; encoded by the coding sequence ATGACCGCCCCCACCTCACCCACGGACCCCGAGTCGCTCAGGGAGCGCGCGCTCGACGCACTGACCACGGCCCGCGACCGCACCGCGCTCCTCACGTCCTGCGTGGAGGAGCCCGAACTGACCGCGCAGCACTCGCCGTTGATGTCCCCCCTGGTCTGGGACCTCGCGCACATCGGCAACCAGGAGGAGCTGTGGCTGCTGCGCGCGGTCGCCGGACGTGACGCCATGCGGCCCGAGATAGACGGGCTGTACGACGCGTTCGAGCATCCGCGCGCCGAGCGGCCCTCACTGCCGCTGCTGGCTCCCGCGGCGGCCCGGCAGTACGCCGCCGAGGTTCGCGGCCGCGCACTGGACGTCCTGGAGGGCACCGCCTTCCGGGGCACCCCGCTGACCGAGGCGGGCTTCGCCTTCGGCATGATCGCGCAGCACGAACAGCAGCACGACGAGACGATGCTGATCACGCATCAGCTCCGCAGGGGACCGGCGGCCCTCACCGCGCCGGACCCCGATCCCGCCCCGCCGTTCACGGGACCGGCCGAAGTCCTCGTCCCCGGCGGCCCGTTCACGATGGGCACGTCCACCGAACCCTGGGCGCTGGACAACGAGCGGCCCGCGCACCGGCGGGAGGTCCCGGCGTTCTTCATCGACACCACTCCGGTGACCAACGCCGCGTACCAGGCCTTCATCGAGGACGGCGGCTACGACACCGAACGCTGGTGGAGCCCCGAGGGCTGGACACACATCCGGACCCACGGCATCGAGGCGCCGCTGTTCTGGCGCCGCGAGGGCGGGCAGTGGCTGCGCCGCCGCTTCGGCGTCACCGAGCCGGTACCGCTCGACGAGCCCGTGCTGCACGTGTGCTGGTACGAGGCCGACGCCTACGCCCGCTGGGCGGGGCGCCGGCTGCCCACCGAGGCCGAGTGGGAGAAGGCGGCCCGCCACGACCCGGCCTCCGGCCGCTCCACCCGCTACCCCTGGGGCGACGGCGACCCCACCCCCGAGCACGCCAACCTCGGCCAGCGCCATCTGCGCCCGGCCCCGGCCGGCAGCTATCCGGCGGGCGAGTCCCCGCTCGGCGTACGGCAGTTGATCGGCGACGTGTGGGAGTGGACGTCGAGCGACCTGCAGCCCTACCCGGGGTTCGCGGCCTTCCCGTACAAGGAGTACTCGGAGGTCTTCTTCGGGCCGGAGCACAAGATTCTGCGCGGCGGCTCGTTCGCCGTGGACAAGGTCGCCTGCCGGGGCACCTTCCGCAACTGGGACTACCCGATCCGGCGGCAGATCTTCTCCGGGTTCCGCACGGCCCGCGACGAGCAAGCCTGA